One Haloimpatiens massiliensis genomic region harbors:
- a CDS encoding carboxypeptidase M32, translating into MEFETKLGEFKDYLTKIEYLGCATSVLYWDMRVYAPKKGVTYRSEVLGYLSGELYKLTTSNEMKAFLDYFSKFDDLDTVTKAMVEDAKKQYDQTKKIPEDKYKEYTILTSNAESAWQEAKEKNDFSIFQPYLEKIVEFKKEFIEYWGYKDNKYDTLLDFFEPGITVEKLDEVFKELRDAIIALLNKINNSSVKVDKNILTKEIDIARQDKFSKEVLEKLEYDFEAGRVDETEHPFTIEFGNKDVRITTHYFKNNFISGLLSNIHEGGHAIYEQDVPDSLRATGLASGASMGIHESQSRFYENILARGKEFWKYFYPILQERFPEYKEVPFVEFFKAINLVEPSLIRTEADELTYSIHVIIRYEIEKMLINGKIQVKDLPRVWNEKYKEYLGVEPSTDSEGVLQDVHWAGGDFGYFPSYALGNLYGAQFLNKMRDDIKDLDEQIEKGNFGVIHSWLKENVHKHGAVYKPSELIKMVTGEELKAKYFIEYLNKKYAEVYDI; encoded by the coding sequence GAATTTAAAGATTATTTAACAAAAATTGAATATTTAGGTTGTGCAACTAGTGTACTATATTGGGATATGAGAGTTTATGCACCTAAGAAGGGAGTTACATACAGAAGTGAGGTTTTAGGGTATTTATCCGGAGAACTTTATAAGCTCACTACCAGTAATGAAATGAAAGCATTTTTAGACTATTTTTCTAAATTTGATGATTTAGATACTGTAACTAAAGCCATGGTAGAAGATGCGAAAAAACAATATGATCAGACTAAAAAAATACCGGAGGATAAATATAAAGAGTATACAATACTTACTTCTAATGCAGAGTCAGCATGGCAAGAGGCAAAGGAGAAAAATGATTTTTCTATATTTCAGCCTTATTTAGAAAAAATAGTGGAATTTAAAAAAGAATTTATAGAATATTGGGGATATAAAGATAATAAATACGATACTTTGTTAGATTTCTTCGAGCCAGGAATAACAGTTGAGAAGTTAGATGAAGTATTTAAAGAATTAAGAGATGCCATAATAGCATTACTGAACAAAATAAATAACAGCAGTGTTAAAGTAGATAAGAATATTTTAACTAAAGAAATAGACATTGCAAGACAGGATAAATTTTCAAAAGAAGTTTTAGAAAAACTAGAATATGATTTTGAAGCAGGAAGAGTAGATGAAACAGAGCATCCATTTACCATTGAATTTGGTAACAAGGATGTTAGAATAACAACGCATTACTTTAAAAATAATTTTATAAGCGGACTTTTAAGTAACATACATGAAGGTGGTCATGCTATATATGAACAAGACGTACCTGACAGTCTAAGAGCAACAGGATTAGCCTCAGGAGCATCTATGGGTATACATGAGTCCCAGTCAAGATTTTATGAAAATATTTTAGCCAGAGGAAAAGAATTTTGGAAATACTTCTATCCTATACTTCAAGAAAGATTCCCAGAATATAAAGAAGTTCCTTTTGTAGAGTTTTTTAAGGCTATAAATTTAGTAGAACCATCACTTATAAGAACAGAAGCAGATGAACTTACTTATAGTATTCATGTAATAATAAGATATGAAATAGAGAAAATGCTTATAAATGGAAAAATCCAAGTTAAGGACTTGCCAAGAGTTTGGAATGAAAAATATAAGGAATATTTAGGAGTAGAACCTTCTACTGACTCTGAAGGAGTTCTTCAGGATGTACACTGGGCGGGAGGAGATTTTGGATATTTCCCAAGTTATGCTTTAGGAAATTTATATGGAGCTCAATTCTTAAATAAGATGAGAGATGATATTAAGGATCTAGATGAGCAAATAGAAAAAGGAAACTTTGGTGTAATTCATAGTTGGCTAAAGGAAAATGTTCATAAGCATGGAGCTGTATACAAGCCTTCAGAATTGATTAAAATGGTTACAGGTGAAGAATTAAAAGCTAAGTATTTCATAGAATATTTAAATAAAAAATACGCTGAAGTATATGATATCTAA